One window of Podarcis raffonei isolate rPodRaf1 chromosome 15, rPodRaf1.pri, whole genome shotgun sequence genomic DNA carries:
- the LOC128402870 gene encoding rab11 family-interacting protein 1-like, translated as MVEWEPTLMASLIGQLCILSCIQLRSRLFGRICLGSCGAFQGVRRWYKLRSKPGKKEKERGEIEVDIQFMRSNMTASMFDLPMKDKSRTPFGKLKDKLKGKREPSTNEGHRRGHSSDKSSTADLRITKASLNHFDENISAEEKPEKNSASVKPSQTKPVKPRWCKLHFKPTTLSVIPEEGSDDEQLSDYPQGTEKIALSGDLSRSGDCKSSAKNQSITSKILDNQNEADIKKYDPSDPAYAYGQLTHSELIQLVLKQKDVIAKRDQQVRELEDYIDNLLVRVMEETLRTLDCCGPALSMTSSDITHRS; from the exons ATGGTTGAATGGGAGCCTACTTTAATGGCATCCCTTATTGGGCAG CTCTGTATCCTCTCCTGTATCCAGCTCCGTTCAAGACTGTTCGGCAGAATTTGTCTTGGTTCATGTGGTGCCTTTCAGGGAGTAAGAAG ATGGTACAAGCTTCGCTCCAAACcaggaaagaaggaaaaagagagaggtgagATTGAGGTGGATATCCAGTTCATGAGGAGCAACATGACAGCCAGCATGTTTGATCTGCCCATGAAAGATAAGTCACGGACACCATTTGGCAAGCTGAAAGACAAGCTAAAGGGGAAACGAG aaCCCTCCACAAATGAGGGTCACAGAAGAGGTCATAGCTCAGATAAGAGCAGCACTGCGGACCTCCGAATCACAAAGGCATCCTTGAACCATTTTGACGAAAACATCTCAGCAGAAGAGAAGCCAGAAAAAAACTCAGCTTCTGTGAAACCATCTCAGACCAAACCCGTCAAGCCCAG ATGGTGCAAGCTTCACTTCAAACCCACCACCCTTTCTGTTATTCCAGAAGAGGGATCGGATGATGAGCAGCTGAGTGATTATCCCCAGGGTACTGAAAAGATTGCACTTTCTGGAGATTTGTCCAGGAGTGGAGAttgcaaatcatctgcaaaaaacCAGAGCATAACATCAAAGATCTTGGATAACCAAAATGAAGCCGATATAAAG aaataTGATCCTTCAGATCCCGCCTACGCTTATGGCCAGCTGACACACAGCGAGCTGATCCAGCTGGTCTTGAAGCAGAAAGATGTGATTGCAAAGCGAGATCAGCAGGTGCGGGAGCTGGAAGACTACATTGATAACTTGCTTGTCAGAGTTATGGAGGAAACTC TAAGGACTCTTGATTGTTGTGGGCCTGCTCTTAGTATGACATCATCCGATATCACCCATAGATCTTGA
- the LOC128402867 gene encoding LOW QUALITY PROTEIN: transcription factor IIIB 50 kDa subunit-like (The sequence of the model RefSeq protein was modified relative to this genomic sequence to represent the inferred CDS: substituted 1 base at 1 genomic stop codon), whose amino-acid sequence MQPASGVGRNPLPTTADSAAKMSSQKKCPDCGSLEIVEDSHYAQNQLVCADCGFILTEGLLTTTYADEEHLQEVTYSWSTGQNEQTSRCVQRGVKRVRDLCKVLRLPSLFEDTAVSYYXQAIKRPCFSLVSLEKKEMLVGCCVFVTCRQHNWPLTMGTVCLLLYGDKELFAKTYLCFLKELALDVPTLSLMDMVKTHLNSFKIFQNSPSVPTKFVEEKEQLVARTVQMVELASDTWLVTGRHPIPIVTAAAFLAWQSLRPVDRLTCTLSQFCKLAGMEAPRPAHQRLKELHNILLQMASQLGWLRVLKVDRRSVAKYIRDLLRHRRVLLQAAFRIVDTTEDRDLENSAAAPLQLINESAATVEEASLSGEKQKFSKRKPLLSPCVLNPAKRLRTPELNLEDSAITGDEPILDSEIEQYIRTPEEKEMFSKAQACL is encoded by the exons ATGCAACCCGCGAGTGGCGTGGGCAGAAACCCCCTTCCAACTACCGCTGATTCT GCTGCTAAGATGTCGAGCCAAAAGAAGTGTCCAGACTGTGGATCCTTGGAAATTGTAGAGGACTCTCATTATGCTCAGAACCAGCTGGTGTGCGCAGACTGTGGCTTCATTCTGACTGAAGGGCTTCTCACAACCACATATGCTGATGAAGAACATTTACAAG AAGTCACATATTCATGGAGTACTGGTCAGAATGAGCAAACGAGCCGTTGTGTACAGCGAG GAGTCAAACGTGTTCGGGATCTCTGCAAAGTTCTACGCCTTCCTTCTCTGTTTGAAGATACAGCCGTGTCCTATTACTAGCAGGCAATCAAACGTCCCTGCTTCAGTTTAGTCAGCTTGGAGAAGAAGGAGATGCTTGTGGGCTGTTGCGTCTTTGTGACCTGCCGCCAGCACAACTGGCCCCTGACCATGGGCACCGTCTGCCTGCTGCTCTATGGAGACAAGGAGTTGTTTGCAAAGACCTATCTGTGCTTCCTGAAGGAACTGGCACTGGATGTGCCTACTCTCAGCTTGATGGATATGGTGAAAACCCACCTCAACAG CTTCAAGATTTTCCAGAATTCACCCAGTGTCCCGACTAAGTTTGTAGAAGAAAAGGAGCAGCTGGTGGCAAGGACTGTCCAGATGGTGGAACTTGCCAGCGACACGTGGCTGGTGACCGGCCGGCACCCCATCCCCATAGTGACAGCAGCAGCCTTCCTGGCTTGGCAGTCTCTCCGGCCTGTCGATCGCCTCACTTGCACCCTTTCTCAGTTCTGTAAGCTTGCTGGTATGGAGGCTCCCCGGCCAGCCCACCAGAGACTGAAGGAGCTGCATAACATCCTCCTGCAAATGGCTTCTCAGCTGGGCTGGTTGCGAGTGCTGAAAGTGGACCGTCGGAGTGTGGCAAAGTACATTCGTGACCTGCTGCGGCACCGCCGTGTGCTTCTGCAGGCTGCCTTCCGCATCGTGGATACTACGGAAGACCGTGACCTAGAAAACTCAGCAGCTGCGCCACTGCAGCTAATCAATGAGAGCGCTGCAACAGTAGAAGAGGCCTCCCTTTCAGGAGAAAAGCAGAAGTTCAGCAAGCGGAAACCTTTGCTCTCACCCTGCGTCTTGAACCCCGCAAAGAGGCTACGAACTCCTGAGCTAAACCTTGAAGATTCTGCTATCACTGGGGATGAGCCCATTTTAGACAGTGAGATAGAGCAGTATATCCGGACTCCAGAAGAAAAGGAGATGTTTAGCAAGGCTCAAGCGTGCCTGTGA